From a region of the Butyrivibrio sp. AE3004 genome:
- a CDS encoding O-acetyl-ADP-ribose deacetylase — protein sequence MNSIKYHVGDITKLKVDAIVNAANSSLLGGGGVDGAIHRAAGPGLLNECRTLNGCRTGEAKITGGFNLPAKHVIHTVGPIYSGSVTDARDLRNCYWNSLEVARENDLHSIAFPGISTGVYGYPKKEAAMVALTAIKEWTSTNPGYEMEITIVNFMEEDYLIYQKVAAELR from the coding sequence ATGAACAGTATAAAATATCATGTAGGAGATATAACAAAACTGAAGGTTGATGCGATCGTTAATGCCGCCAACAGCTCCCTTCTGGGCGGAGGCGGAGTGGATGGCGCGATACACAGAGCTGCAGGCCCGGGACTGCTAAATGAATGCAGAACGCTTAATGGCTGTAGAACCGGTGAGGCCAAGATCACGGGAGGCTTTAACCTTCCCGCAAAGCACGTCATTCATACTGTAGGACCGATATACAGTGGTAGTGTGACGGATGCCAGGGATCTGAGAAACTGTTACTGGAACAGTCTGGAAGTTGCCAGAGAAAATGACCTTCATAGCATAGCCTTTCCCGGAATATCAACAGGAGTTTATGGATATCCCAAGAAGGAAGCTGCAATGGTTGCCCTTACTGCAATTAAGGAATGGACTTCAACGAATCCCGGATATGAAATGGAAATTACTATCGTGAATTTTATGGAAGAGGACTATTTGATATATCAGAAGGTTGCAGCGGAATTGAGATGA
- a CDS encoding YbaK/EbsC family protein translates to MVNEKVKKFLDVKGYGDRLTEHAETIDTVEHAARQIGCTEPEIAKTLSFVVDEKPVIVVMAGDGKVNSSKFKSVFHTKPHMIPRDQVEDITGFQPGGVCPFAVPEGIPVWLDVSMKRFEFVHPAGGNEFTSVRVRPEELEKIIDTEGWCDVCKGWE, encoded by the coding sequence ATGGTAAATGAAAAAGTTAAGAAATTTCTTGATGTAAAAGGATATGGTGACAGACTGACAGAGCATGCTGAGACAATAGATACCGTGGAACATGCTGCTCGGCAGATTGGATGTACGGAACCGGAGATTGCAAAGACTTTGTCTTTTGTGGTGGATGAAAAACCTGTGATCGTAGTTATGGCAGGAGATGGGAAGGTAAACAGTTCCAAATTCAAGTCAGTTTTCCATACAAAGCCACATATGATCCCGAGAGATCAGGTGGAGGATATAACAGGATTTCAGCCCGGGGGAGTCTGTCCATTTGCAGTGCCTGAAGGGATTCCGGTGTGGCTTGATGTGTCGATGAAAAGGTTTGAGTTTGTGCACCCTGCAGGTGGTAATGAATTCACATCTGTAAGAGTAAGACCGGAAGAACTTGAAAAGATTATTGATACTGAAGGCTGGTGTGATGTATGTAAGGGATGGGAATAG
- a CDS encoding Dabb family protein yields MVKHIILWTLKDELTAEEKDEIKKGIKEGLEGLKEKVPGIVDIKVNINGLESSNADLMLDSTFENEEALKGYSVHPEHVAVADTKVRPFTKIRSCLDFEA; encoded by the coding sequence ATGGTAAAACACATTATTTTATGGACTTTGAAGGATGAATTGACAGCTGAGGAAAAGGATGAAATTAAAAAGGGCATTAAAGAAGGACTAGAGGGTCTTAAGGAAAAGGTTCCCGGAATTGTTGACATTAAAGTGAATATCAATGGTCTGGAATCATCAAATGCTGATCTGATGCTAGATTCAACATTTGAAAATGAGGAAGCTCTTAAGGGATACTCTGTACATCCGGAGCACGTAGCGGTAGCTGATACTAAGGTAAGACCATTTACAAAGATCAGAAGCTGTCTGGATTTTGAGGCGTAA
- a CDS encoding HPr family phosphocarrier protein, protein MTMSKFIKLDPRQVKDFVSAASKCDFDVDISYNHLTVDAKSLLGVFGMNFKFPLKVSYRGFNQEFENYLAEHAAA, encoded by the coding sequence ATGACTATGAGTAAATTTATCAAGTTGGATCCCCGGCAGGTTAAGGATTTTGTAAGCGCAGCTTCAAAATGCGATTTTGACGTAGATATTTCATATAATCATCTGACAGTGGACGCTAAGTCACTCCTGGGTGTTTTTGGAATGAATTTCAAATTCCCGCTGAAGGTTAGTTACCGCGGATTCAACCAGGAATTTGAGAATTATCTGGCAGAGCATGCAGCTGCATAA
- a CDS encoding PspC domain-containing protein, whose protein sequence is MSEKKLYKSNDRKICGVCGGIAEYFGVDPTWVRIGWGIAVFFTGFGIPAYIIAALVMDDNPSYLEDKSYDHDRVVDTTATYNNDDPVGYQQSQQYETDEPVGFNPYDNVNK, encoded by the coding sequence ATGAGTGAAAAGAAACTTTATAAAAGTAATGATAGAAAAATCTGTGGCGTATGCGGAGGCATAGCTGAGTATTTTGGTGTTGATCCTACATGGGTACGTATTGGATGGGGAATAGCCGTATTCTTTACGGGATTTGGGATTCCTGCTTATATAATCGCAGCGCTGGTCATGGACGACAATCCAAGTTATTTAGAGGATAAGTCATATGATCATGACAGGGTGGTCGATACCACAGCGACATATAATAATGACGACCCTGTAGGTTATCAGCAGTCCCAGCAATATGAAACAGATGAACCTGTTGGATTTAACCCATATGATAACGTGAACAAATAA